One Rhizoctonia solani chromosome 2, complete sequence DNA segment encodes these proteins:
- a CDS encoding kinesin motor domain protein, producing MISATQSRLPRAASSSIPPMAPSLKRKASDEAIGSAAKVQAIAAQGAAGPSRIVKPLPASRPLSRNGTRPGAKVCERSPCYSSHQRPPAASGIVNGQKMVIDTKGKGPHGKSIAALRKGGALTDAVNQLEVENELNAERSKAADLQTFQTGLQCELAAAKSQELETRRAYLLASDEIDSLKKQHARSMEDITATLATRDREIKELNEDLTTLQEELSKEREGRIEKQRLQNEVVLLETQITALKQRGYTLQGEAEGLAADKVSLKQELETLRKLVVQRDEELRDAEMVRRKLHNQVLELKGNIPHEQESPDGLAQLSFPDKDKQEIVVTSKSESATGATREAVMPFTFDRVFAPGSTQHDVFEEISLLAQSCVDGYNVCIFAYGQTGSTEETRGMIPRAVQQMFRVTEDLKPRGWEYKMEGQFLEIYNETINDLLGTGEIDKKKHEIKHEKGGKTTVTDVVVIPLTSPIQVLALLQRAHKRRTVAATLMNERSSRSHSVFTLRVTGHNTHTGESCSGTLNLVDLAGSERLSSSGAANHKDRLKETQAINKSLSALGDVIAALGNNGGGGEKGHIPYRNSKLTYLLQNSLSGNSKTLMMMNMSPLAAHLSESLCSLRFATKVNNTNLGVAKKLIQARPA from the exons ATGATTTCTGCAACACAG TCCCGACTTCCGCGTGCTGCCTCCTCTTCCATTCCTCCTATGGCGCCATCTCTAAAGCGCAAGGCCAGTGATGAAGCCATTGGATCTGCTGCTAAAGTACAGGCAATTGCCGCACAAGGAGCTGCTGGTCCTTCAAGGATAGTCAAGCCACTACCAGCAAGCCGGCCACTCTCTCGCAATGGCACTCGTCCAGGCGCAAAG GTCTGCGAGCGGTCCCCCTGCTATTCGTCCCACCAACGCCCGCCGGCGGCATCTGGAATCGTCAACGGTCAGAAAATGGTTATTGATACAAAGGGCAAAGGTCCCCATGGCAAAAGCATTGCTGCTCTACGGAAAGGGGGCGCTCTTACT GATGCCGTGAATCAACTTGAAG TGGAAAACGAATTAAATGCCGAACGTTCAAAAGCCGCAGATCTTCAGACCTTTCAGACCGGACTTCAGTGTGAACTTGCTGCAGCGAAATCCCAGGAGCTGGAAACTAGACGAGCATATCTCCTTGCATCTGACGAAATCGACTCTCTCAAGAAGCAGCATGCACGCTCTATGGAGGATATTACAGCGACCTTGGCAACTCGTGATCGAGAAATTAAAGAGCTGAATGAAGACCTAACGACACTGCAGGAGGAGTTATCCAAGGAACGAGAAGGGAGAattgaaaaacaaagatTACAGAACGAGGTCGTGCTTTTGGAAACCCAAATCACAGCCCTCAAACAAAGAGGATACACATTACAGGGAGAGGCGGAAGGCCTGGCGGCAGATAAAGTATCTCTGAAACAAGAGTTAGAGACTCTTAGGAAATTAGTCGTCCAGAGAGACGAGGAACTACGCGACGCTGAAATGGTTCGACGAAAGTTACATAACCAAGTACTGGAATTGAAGG GTAATATCC CACACGAACAAGAATCCCCTGATGGTCTAGCGCAACTGTCATTCCCCGACAAGGATAAGCAAGAAATCGTTGTCACATCCAAAAGCGAGTCGGCGACGGGTGCTACCAGGGAAGCAGTCATGCCCTTCACATTCGATAGG GTGTTTGCTCCGGGTTCGACGCAACATGACGTGTTTGAAGAGATTTCGCTACTCGCACAATCTTGCGTCGATGGATACAATGTTTGCATATTTGCGTATGGCCAAACAGGCTCG ACGGAAGAAACGAGGGGCATGATACCCCGTGCAGTTCAACAGATGTTCCGTGTGACAGAGGATCTTAAACCGCGTGGTTGGGAATACAAGATGGAAGGGCAATTCCTAGAAATC TATAACGAAACTATCAATGACCTATTAGGGACGGGTGAAATAGACAAAAAGAAGCACGAGATCAAGCATGAAAAGGGGGGAAAGACAACCGTTACTGACGTCGTCGTTA TTCCCCTAACTTCGCCTATACAGGTTCTAGCACTACTCCAACGAGCGCACAAACGCCGCACGGTGGCTGCCACGCTGATGAATGAGCGCTCATCACGTTCGCACAGTGTATTCACGCTCCGCGTTACGGGGCATAACACCCATACCGGAGAATCCTGTTCGGGCACGCTAAACCTTGTGGATCTTGCCGGAAGCGAACGCCTTAGTTCGAGTGGTGCTGCCAATCACAAGGACAGGCTCAAGGAAACACAAGCTATCAACAAGAGCCTGAGCGCGTTGGGTGACGTGATAGCTGCGCTTGGAAATAACGGCGGTGGTGGGGAGAAGGGACACATTCCATACCGGAACAGCAAGTTAACCTACCTGCTACAAAACTCGCTCTCGGGTAACTCGAAAACATTG ATGATGATGAACATGTCCCCTCTCGCGGCTCACCTCAGCGAATCACTTTGTTCATTAAGGTTCGCGACCAAG GTGAACAACACGAATCTTGGAGTGGCCAAGAAGCTGATTCAGGCACGTCCAGCTTAG
- a CDS encoding actin-related protein 2/3 complex subunit 3, with protein sequence MAAPEINQIAQVPLTCHSFSADRSQVAVSLNSNEAQIFTRSGGEWKPGETLSEHDKMITSIDWAPSTNRIVTCSQDRNAYVWEQKQDPQTGATVWKPTLVLLRINRAATYVRWSPKEDKFAVASGARAIAICSFDEENNWWVAKQLKKPIRSTVLAVDWHPNNVLLAAGSADMKARVFSAYIKDVDKKPAATVWGEKLPFNTVCGEYGSPSGGWVHSVAFSPSGDFLAFASHDSTITIVNPQIGAQTIRISTLPYVTLTFASESSLVAAGHDCQPVLFSDSGSGWALSGSLDDITTAKTPVGSRGASAAGRLNNEAFNRFKNADSRGATGPPPIPGSSASTSGAGGELLTVHQNTITSVRAYEGEPGNVTRVSTSGKDGLLVIWDVAVKTGPGGAGVVGLTGRLGGMHLR encoded by the exons ATGGCTGCTCCTGAGATTAATCAGATTGCACAGGTGCCCTTGACATGCCATTCTTTCAGCGCGGACCGCTCTC AGGTCGCCGTGTCTTTGAACAGCAATGAGGCCCAGATATTCACCCGTAGCGGCGGGGAATGGAAGCCCGGTGAGACTCTCTCTGAG CATGACAAGATGATCACATCTATCGATTGGGCTCCAAGCACAAACCGTATTGTTACCTGCTCTCAAGACCGTAACGCCTATGTGTGGGAGCAAAAGCAGGACCCTCAGACCGGCGCGACAGTATGGAAACCCACCCTGGTCTTGCTTCGCATCAATCGTGCTGCGACTTACGTTCGCTGGAGCCCGAAAGAAGACAAGTTTGCAGTTGCCAGTGGTGCCCG GGCAATTGCTATTTGCTCCTTCGATGAAGAGAATAACTGGTGGGTCGCAAAGCAACTCAAGAAACCCATCCG TTCCACTGTCCTAGCTGTCGACTGGCACCCCAACAATGTCTTACTGGCCGCTGGCAGTGCAGACATGAAGGCACGCGTCTTTTCCGCATATATCAAGGACGTCGACAAGAA ACCAGCTGCAACCGTCTGGGGTGAGAAGTTGCCTTTCAACACTGTGTGCGGAGAATACGGCTCCCCCAGTGGTGGCTGGGTCCACTCAGTCGCCTTTTCTCCCTCAGGTGATTTCTTGGCCTTTGCGA GTCATGATAGTACTATCACGATTGTGAACCCTCAAATTGGGGCGCAAACTATCCGTATCTCTACTTTGCCATATGTAACGCTTACATTCGCCTCGGAGTCCTCTCTCGTTGCTGCAGGTCACGACTGCCAGCCTGTTTTGTTCTCCGATAGCGGGTCAGGTTGGGCGCTCTCCGGGTCACTTGATGATATTACGACCGCCAAGACCCCCGTTGGATCTCGCGGCGCCAGTGCTGCAGGTCGCCTAAACAACGAAGCCTTCAATCGTTTCAAGAACGCTGACTCGCGCGGAGCTACCGGACCCCCACCTATCCCAGGAAGCTCGGCTTCTACTTCCGGCGCCGGTGGAGAACTGCTTACCGTGCATCAGAATACGATCACTAGCGTGCGTGCCTACGAGGGCGAACCAGGAAACGTTACCCGAGTTAGCACTAGCGGTAAAGATGGTCTCCTAGTGATCTGGGACGTTGCTGTCAAGACAGGTCCTGGTGGTGCCGGAGTTGTAGGGTTGACAGGTCGCCTGGGTGGTATGCACCTGCGTTGA
- a CDS encoding RNA lariat debranching enzyme, with protein sequence MSHDWPVDITQYGDVAGLLKHKPFFRSDIEKGELGSPPMMDLLRSLRPSYWFSAHLHCKFEALVNHEPETSESSAPSLGQTSVPAESNPKSNPDEILIEDDENDTDSGPASATQANSSDVVQSAIAESAQPPARRSTRFLALDKCLPRRQYLHVLDLGPATPGSGLGTIPPTLTYDREWLAISRALHPFLSTERHQPALPPLWDLAPIIQESQRWVDENVGEREIRHIQEFTMTAPGPVNTNPRPARNIRQRTFLRAIVLIIIDRLWISPLVYEPTNRGILLDAGTRE encoded by the exons ATGTCTCATGACTGGCCCGTAGATATTACCCAGTACGGTGACGTCGCTGGCCTCCTGAAACACAAGCCCTTCTTCAGATCAGACATCGAAAAAGGGGAGCTTGGttctccacctatgatggaTCTACTACGGTCGCTCCGGCCCAGCTACTGGTTTAGCGCTCATTTACACTGCAA ATTTGAGGCATTAGTGAATCATGAGCCTGAAACCAGTGAATCATCCGCCCCTTCTTTGGGACAAACCTCTGTA CCAGCTGAATCGAACCCTAAATCAAACCCGGACGAAATTCTGATCGAGGATGACGAAAATGATACAGACTCTGGCCCTGCATCGGCGACACAAGCCAACTCCTCGGATGTTGTACAATCTGCAATTGCGGAAAGTGCCCAGCCTCCAGCAAGAAGAAGCACTCGATTCTTGGCACTGGACAAGTGCTTGCCCAGACGCCAATACTTGCAT GTACTTGACCTTGGTCCTGCCACTCCTGGATCGGGCTTGGGGACAATTCCGCCGACTCTCACTTATGATCGAGAATGGCTTGCAATCTCTCGAGCGCTGCACCCCTTCCTCTCCACCGAGCGCCATCAACCGGCATTACCACCCTTATGGGATTTGGCTCCAATTATACAGGAATCCCAACGATGGGTAGATGAAAATGTTGGAGAGCGCGAGATCCGACACATTCAGGAGTTTACTATGACGGCACCAGGTCCGGTCAACACGAACCCGCGGCCAGCGAGGAATATTCGGCAGCGTACGTTCTTACGAGCTATTGTATTGATCATCATTGACCGACTCTGGATTAGCCCCTTGGTATACGAACCCACAAACAGAGGCATTTTGCTCGATGCTGGGACTAGAGAATAA
- a CDS encoding DASH complex subunit Dad3, whose amino-acid sequence MLASATDETNIYAGHPQLTPLEADVLWEYAKLSRTLKALVTKSREMTEHSDDALLAKLRAAEMKMGLVHTLFKASVWAVLVKQEEEFNGEEGETTFQP is encoded by the exons ATGCTAGCCTCCGCGACTGACGAAACCAATATTTACGCTGGCCACCCGCAGCTGACACCACTTGAGGCAGATGTTCTCTGGGAATATGCCAAGCTCTCACGCACACTCAAGGCG TTGGTCACCAAGTCGCGAGAAATGACTGAACACTCCGATGATGCGCTTCTTGCGAAGCTTCGCGCCGCCGAGATGAAGATGGGTCTGGTACACACTTTG TTCAAGGCCTCGGTTTGGGCTGTTCTAGTAAAACAGGAAGAAGAGTTTAATGGAGAAGAAGGCGAGACCACGTTTCAGCCCTGA
- a CDS encoding short chain dehydrogenase, with protein MQVSYAITGANRGIGFEFTNQLSANPNNIIFAFARNPEAATRLRDLQAQRKNIHIIKLDIRSLRELADAVEYVGSITKGKLDWLINNAGYIEPFRLYFVSPAEYPIESLAEDLGISLETNVIGVSQTINSFLPLLRAGNHKKVISLSSGLGDEEFTRLCGFSPHMPYSVSKYSLNLMILKYALALKEEGFIFLAISPGVVDTFEGPPPPPELILAYANMFDKFKTMYPHFEGPVEPRLAVGQMLEVFKQLKPEHSGNFCSQYGPTSRTWL; from the exons ATGCAGGTTTCATATGCAATTACAGGAGCCAATCGGGGCATTGGT TTTGAGTTCACAAACCAATTG AGCGCAAACCCGAATAATATCATTTTCGCGTTTGCAAGGAACCCGGAGGCGGCGACCAGGCTACGTGATTTACAAGCCCAACGCAAGAACATACACATTATCAAGCTGGATATCAGAAGTTTGAGGGAACTGGCG GATGCTGTCGAATACGTTGGTTCAATAACGAAAGGAAAATTAGACTGGCTCATCAACAATGCTGGTTACATAGAGCCGTTCCGATTGTA TTTCGTATCTCCAGCAGAATA CCCAATTGAATCACTCGCAGAGGATCTGGGGATTTCTCTCGAGACAAACGTCATTG GTGTTTCACAAACAATCAATTCGTTTTTACCGTTACTCAGAGCCGGGAACCACAAAAAGGTCATATCTCTATCAAGTGGACTAGGGGATGAAGAGTTCACCAG ACTTTGCGGATTTTCCCCGCATATGCCATACTCTGTATCGAAATACTCGCTCAATCTCATGATCCTGAAATATGCATTGGCATTGAAGGAAGAAGGATTTATATTCTTGGCGATTTCGCCAGGCGTAGTCGACACTTTCGAGGGGCCACCCC CGCCTCCAGAGTTGATACTCGCATACGCGAACATGTTTGACAAATTCAAGACCATGTATCCTCATTTTGAAGGACCAGTAGAACCTCGGTTAGCTGTAGGACAGATGCTTGAAGTATTCAAGCAATTGAAGCCTGAGCACAGTGGGAATTTTTGCTCACAGTACGGCCCCACATCGAGGACATGGTTGTAA